A stretch of Henckelia pumila isolate YLH828 chromosome 4, ASM3356847v2, whole genome shotgun sequence DNA encodes these proteins:
- the LOC140863144 gene encoding RING-H2 finger protein ATL29-like — MATDSVQPSSPLPPPPEPLLPPEYTTPPITIILTIILLLFFFVGFFSIYFCRCLMQNLLYTWHIRHSPSSTPAAGHITSASPGLDPVIIQSFPSFSYSSVKDYRREKYGLECAICLVEFVDSDVLRLLTSCCHVFHEECIDLWLESHKTCPVCRRNLDSPIHSPVKSPLHDYVDAAAANELSRDFLSITINEDNIQDETRDNGKKDQTIAPQTDKVQYFYRSHSTGHNSFVDESKEEEKGDNKFTLRLPENVKSNIIKGHNSSISWSTFGDYKAKVSSSGVAKSPT; from the coding sequence ATGGCGACCGACTCCGTTCAACCCTCTTCTCCTCTGCCGCCTCCGCCCGAGCCATTGCTACCTCCGGAATATACGACACCGCCGATAACCATTATTCTCACAATCATCCTTCTCTTATTTTTCTTCGTGGGTTTCTTCTCCATTTATTTTTGTAGGTGTCTCATGCAAAATTTACTTTACACGTGGCATATCCGGCATAGTCCGAGCAGCACTCCGGCGGCCGGCCACATCACATCCGCCTCGCCGGGACTCGACCCCGTTATCATACAATCGTTCCCTAGCTTTAGTTATTCTAGTGTCAAAGATTATAGACGAGAGAAATATGGCCTTGAATGCGCCATTTGTCTGGTTGAATTTGTAGATAGTGACGTTCTTCGCTTATTGACATCTTGTTGCCACGTATTTCATGAAGAATGCATCGATCTCTGGCTGGAGTCACACAAAACTTGCCCCGTCTGCCGGAGAAATCTCGACTCGCCGATACATTCACCTGTCAAATCCCCATTACATGACTACGTCGACGCCGCCGCCGCAAACGAGTTGAGTCGAGATTTTTTAAGCATCACAATCAACGAAGACAATATTCAAGATGAAACAAGGGATAATGGAAAAAAAGATCAAACAATTGCTCCACAGACGGACAAGGTACAATATTTTTATAGATCACATTCTACGGGGCATAATTCTTTCGTGGATGAAAGTAAGGAGGAAGAAAAAGGGGACAATAAATTTACTTTGAGATTGCCTGAGAATGTGAAATCAAACATTATTAAAGGCCATAATTCAAGTATAAGTTGGAGTACATTCGGAGATTACAAAGCAAAAGTTAGCTCTAGCGGTGTCGCCAAAAGCCCTACGTAA